Proteins from a genomic interval of Pectinophora gossypiella chromosome 4, ilPecGoss1.1, whole genome shotgun sequence:
- the LOC126366425 gene encoding H/ACA ribonucleoprotein complex non-core subunit NAF1-like: MGKKRKHADSDEDYIRRKIRRLEEKLINKAKRNRVIYSSDDDLSSQSSDSPPPMEAECESPLPVIVHAPASPPSQPESPPPPDSPPPPPPSPLLPPPKPPLPPPTASIIADHNATAETIVAEELEGDILQLLGDAPRCETALGPPIHKDVASRWQEILVKGLLKDTKEKLLEEYLVPSNCNLLIAPNLNPEAKAALSDPLVKRDTFLMQKQKQIGIALSALASATSLILSNETSKQKLLKPISDACRILCDNHFMETKSRRNMVISSTNMQLKDTLMESVRDQSWLFGENISEKVKAAKSIQRSGDDLKNQPKQTPKNSRGRLNFKPQHRKVDHKPASSSDSGRGRPHQAAARGSARGAHHRPGQRSPPPRRSYHK, translated from the exons ATGGGAAAGAAGAGAAAACATGCAGATAGTGATGAAGATTATATTAGGCGAAAAATACGACGGTTGGAAGAAAAATTGATAAACAAAGCAAAACGTAACCGCGTTATTTACTCCTCAGACGACGATTTAAGCA GTCAGTCTTCAGATTCGCCGCCGCCAATGGAGGCAGAGTGCGAATCGCCGTTACCAGTGATTGTGCACGCGCCTGCGTCTCCTCCGTCCCAGCCGgagtcgccgccgccgccagactcgccgccgccgccgccgccgtcaccGCTCCTGCCGCCGCCGAAGCCGCCGTTACCACCTCCGACAGCATCGATAATAGCAGATCATAATGCGACCGCAGAAACAATCGTTGCAGAAGAACTCGAAGGAGATATTTTACAACTTCTCGGTGACGCACCTAGATGTGAAACTGCTCTGGGGCCACCAATTCACAAAGATGTAGCGAGTAGATGGCAAGAGATACTCGTTAAAGGTCTGCTTAAAGACACTAAAGAAAAATTGCTGGAAGAATATCTGGTTCCTAGCAACTGCAATTTGTTAATAGCACCTAACCTCAACCCTGAGGCAAAGGCAGCCCTTTCCGATCCGTTGGTGAAAAGAGACACTTTTCTAatgcaaaaacaaaaacaaattggcATAGCCCTGTCCGCCTTGGCTTCGGCTACATCTCTGATTCTCTCCAACGAAACATCCAAGCAAAAGTTACTCAAACCGATTAGTGACGCTTGCCGCATCTTATGCGACAATCATTTTATGGAGACAAAATCCCGAAGAAATATGGTTATCTCTTCAACCAACATGCAACTTAAGGACACTTTAATGGAATCGGTCAGAGATCAATCTTGGTTATTTGGCGAAAATATATCTGAAAAAGTAAAAGCTGCAAAATCAATACAAAGATCCGGGGACGATTTGAAAAATCAACCGAAACAAACTCCTAAAAATAGCAGAGGTCGTTTAAACTTCAAGCCCCAGCACCGCAAAGTAGACCACAAGCCAGCGAGCAGCAGCGACAGCGGCCGCGGCCGCCCGCACCAGGCAGCGGCGCGGGGCTCAGCGCGCGGCGCGCATCACCGGCCCGGCCAGCGCTCGCCGCCACCGCGTCGCTCTTACCACAAGTAA